The following nucleotide sequence is from Streptomyces leeuwenhoekii.
GCAGGTGAGGAGCGCTCCGGGGGGCTCGCCCGGCGCGGGGACGCCGGGCCCATCGGGCCCGGTTACTGTGGTGGACATGCGTCTCCACGTCGTCGACCACCCCCTGGTCGCCCACAAGCTCACCACGCTGCGCGACCAGCGCACCGACTCCGCGACCTTCCGCCGTCTCGCCGACGAGCTGGTCACCCTGCTCGCCTACGAGGCCACGCGCGACGTGCGCACCGAACAGGTCGACATCCAGACGCCGGTCGCCCGCACCACCGGCGTCAAGCTCTCCCACCCGCGTCCGCTGGTGGTGCCGATCCTGCGGGCCGGCCTCGGCATGCTGGACGGCATGGTCCGGCTGCTGCCGACCGCCGAGGTGGGCTTCCTCGGCATGATCCGCAACGAGGAGACGCTGGAGGCGTCCACCTACGCCACCCGGATGCCGGAGGACCTCTCCGGGCGGCAGGTGTACGTGCTGGACCCGATGCTGGCCACCGGCGGCACGCTGGTCGCCGCGATCAAGGAGCTGATCCGGCGCGGCGCCGACGACGTGACCGCCGTGGTGCTGCTCGCCGCCCCCGAGGGCGTGGCGGTCATGGAGCGCGATCTGGCCGGCACGCCGGTGACGGTCGTGACGGCCTCGGTCGACGAGCGTCTCGACGGCAACGGCTACATCGTGCCCGGCCTGGGGGACGCGGGGGACCGGATGTACGGGTCGGCCGAGTAGGCAGCCCCCAGGGGAGACGGCCGAGTGGGCCGTCTCCCCGGAAGTGCCCCCGCGCGCCCCGCGCGCGCCCGCTCAGCAGTTCCGCTTCTCGTCGGCGGACGCCCGCCGCGGCTCGGCCAGTGCGGCCAGCGCCCGGTCGGCGTCCGCCTCCGGCGCCAACTGCCGGAAGGCGTCACCGATGATCAGGTCGACGGCGGCGTCCCGGCGGGCGGCGTCGGTGCGGCGCTCCGCGGCGGGAAGCTGGGTGGCGACCACCGGCAGCGAGGTCTTCGCGGCGGAGCCGGGGCCCAGCAGGACGGCGGCGCCCTTGACCTTCTTGTCGTACTCCTTGGGCGCGTTGCCCACCTCGCCGATCCGGAAGCCGCGCTTCTTCAGCTCGTCCGCGGTCTTCTTGGCGAGGCCGGTACGGGTCGTCGCGTTGAACACGTTGACGGTGATTTGGGCGGGCTGGGGCGGCACCGCGGCGCGGGGCGTGGCGCTCGCCCGGGGTGTGCACGCCGCCTTGGCACCGGCCGCCGCGGTGGAGTTCCCCCCGCCGTCGAAGGCGTCGACGAGCTGCGTGGTGCCCCAGCCGAGCAGGCCGAGGACGGCGACGCAGGCGACGGCGAGGAAGGCGAGCCTGCCGCGCCGCCGGGGAGGCCGCATCCGCGGGTACTTGTCCCCCGTGATCCGGTACGCGCCGCCCATGCCGGGTGGAGTCAGCATGCTCATGGCCGCAGCGTAGTGC
It contains:
- a CDS encoding LytR C-terminal domain-containing protein is translated as MGGAYRITGDKYPRMRPPRRRGRLAFLAVACVAVLGLLGWGTTQLVDAFDGGGNSTAAAGAKAACTPRASATPRAAVPPQPAQITVNVFNATTRTGLAKKTADELKKRGFRIGEVGNAPKEYDKKVKGAAVLLGPGSAAKTSLPVVATQLPAAERRTDAARRDAAVDLIIGDAFRQLAPEADADRALAALAEPRRASADEKRNC
- the upp gene encoding uracil phosphoribosyltransferase encodes the protein MRLHVVDHPLVAHKLTTLRDQRTDSATFRRLADELVTLLAYEATRDVRTEQVDIQTPVARTTGVKLSHPRPLVVPILRAGLGMLDGMVRLLPTAEVGFLGMIRNEETLEASTYATRMPEDLSGRQVYVLDPMLATGGTLVAAIKELIRRGADDVTAVVLLAAPEGVAVMERDLAGTPVTVVTASVDERLDGNGYIVPGLGDAGDRMYGSAE